The following nucleotide sequence is from Candidatus Methylomirabilota bacterium.
GACCTCCGCAATCCGCGCCAGTGGCTCGAACTGGTGACCGAGGTCCAGGCCACGTTCACGGTCTCGCCGGATTTCGGCTACCGCAACTGCGTGAGGAACGTCCGGGAGACCTCGGGGATCGACCTCTCCACCCTCCGCGCCGCGCTCTGCGGCGCCGAACCGGTGCGCGCCTCGACCCTCCACGCCTTCGAACGGCACTTCGGGATCAAGAACGTCATCGCGCCGTGCTATGGGCTGGCCGAGGCGACGCTCGCGGTCGCCATCTGGCCGTTCGGGACGCCGATCCGCCTGGATCCCAGCGGCCGCTTCGTCTCCGTGGGGCGCCCCTGCCGCGGCGTTTCGGTGCGCATCCTGCCGCCGAGCGAGGACGGGACCACGGGGCCCCCGCTGGGGCCCGGCGTCGAGGGCGAGATCTGCGTGAAGAGCCCCGGCATCATGCGCGGTTACTACAACAGCCCCGAGGCGACGGCCAGGGTGCTGTCGCCGGACGGCTGGCTGAGGACGGGCGATCTGGGCTTCGTGGACGGCGAGGGGTACCTGTACATCAGCGGCCGGCTGAAGGACCTCATCTGCCTGGGCGGCGAAAACGTCGCGCCGACCGATATCGAGGACATCGTGGATCACGTTCCCGGCGTGCGCTACTCGGCCGCCGTCGGCCTCGAGAGCGAGCGCACGGGCACGCAGCGCCTCTACGTCGTCGCCGAGGTGCGAGGCGACGGCCCCGAGCCCGCGCCGCCCCCCCGCCTGGTCAGCGAGATCGTCCGGCGCGTGCACGAGGGCCGCGGCCACCGTCCTGCGCGCGTGCTGCTGGTCCGGCCCGGGACGATTCCGAAGACCTCGAGCGGCAAGATCCAGCGCTCGCGCCTGGCGCAGATGATCCAGGCGGGTGAGCTGAGGGACAGGCTGGTCCAGCCCGCCGGCACCCCTTAGGCGGGGGCGGATCTAGATCTTCGCGCCCGCCTTGTTCCAGTCGTCGATGAACTTCTTGAGCCCGAGGTCCGTCAGCGGGTGCTTGATGAGCTGCTCGAGCACCGCGAACGGCATGGTGGCGACGTGGGCGCCGGCCTTGGCGGCGTCGATGACGTGGAGCGGATTGCGGATGGAAGCCGCCAGCACCTGCGTCGTGAAGCCGTAGTTGCGGTAAATCTGGCAGATGTCGCGGATCAGGTCCATGCCGACGTGTGAGATGTCATCGAGACGTCCGAGGAACGGGCTGATGTAGTAGGCTCCGGCCTTGGCCGAGAGCAGCGCCTGGTTCGGCGAGAAGCAGAGCGTCTGATTGACGCGGACCCCCTTGCCGGACAGGTGCTTCACGGCCTTGAGCCCGTCCTTGGTGAGCGGGCACTTCACGACGACGTTGGGCGCGATCTTCACCAGCTCCTCGCCCTCTTTGACCATGCCCTCGAAGTCCGTCGCCACCACTTCGAGGCTCACGTCGCCGGGGACGATCCCGCAGATCTCCTCGACGAGC
It contains:
- a CDS encoding AMP-binding protein, encoding MAERDPETAQTLTEVLRRRAALSGQQPYFHLYGEAVTYGRLWELSARYAAALARAGVRAGDKVCLIYPTCAEFFYTFFGALRLGAVPVPLYPTLGVEATANIFRDSEAVAVVTIGWFRRNVDASAALAPNVRVVLEPVDLEAEPPATRLPEPSPDDLAFIQYTSGSTGQPRGVMLTHRNVVSTCHFMAEASGLTARDRVVSWLPLYHDMGLIGCSFTPPLTGTPLWLLPPDLRNPRQWLELVTEVQATFTVSPDFGYRNCVRNVRETSGIDLSTLRAALCGAEPVRASTLHAFERHFGIKNVIAPCYGLAEATLAVAIWPFGTPIRLDPSGRFVSVGRPCRGVSVRILPPSEDGTTGPPLGPGVEGEICVKSPGIMRGYYNSPEATARVLSPDGWLRTGDLGFVDGEGYLYISGRLKDLICLGGENVAPTDIEDIVDHVPGVRYSAAVGLESERTGTQRLYVVAEVRGDGPEPAPPPRLVSEIVRRVHEGRGHRPARVLLVRPGTIPKTSSGKIQRSRLAQMIQAGELRDRLVQPAGTP
- the fsa gene encoding fructose-6-phosphate aldolase, producing MKIFLDTANVNEIKEGVALGVVDGVTTNPSLIAKEKRPFRPLVEEICGIVPGDVSLEVVATDFEGMVKEGEELVKIAPNVVVKCPLTKDGLKAVKHLSGKGVRVNQTLCFSPNQALLSAKAGAYYISPFLGRLDDISHVGMDLIRDICQIYRNYGFTTQVLAASIRNPLHVIDAAKAGAHVATMPFAVLEQLIKHPLTDLGLKKFIDDWNKAGAKI